One Anser cygnoides isolate HZ-2024a breed goose chromosome 4, Taihu_goose_T2T_genome, whole genome shotgun sequence genomic region harbors:
- the MAB21L2 gene encoding protein mab-21-like 2, with translation MIAAQAKLVYQLNKYYTERCQARKAAIAKTIREVCKVVSDVLKEVEVQEPRFISSLSEIDARYEGLEVISPTEFEVVLYLNQMGVFNFVDDGSLPGCAVLKLSDGRKRSMSLWVEFITASGYLSARKIRSRFQTLVAQAVDKCSYRDVVKMIADTSEVKLRIRERYVVQITPAFKCTGIWPRSAAQWPMPHIPWPGPNRVAEVKAEGFNLLSKECYSLTGKQSSAESDAWVLQFGEAENRLLMGGCRNKCLSVLKTLRDRHLELPGQPLNNYHMKTLLLYECEKHPRETDWDEACLGDRLNGILLQLISCLQCRRCPHYFLPNLDLFQGKPHSALESAAKQTWRLAREILTNPKSLDKL, from the coding sequence ATGATCGCCGCGCAGGCCAAGCTGGTGTACCAGCTCAACAAATACTACACGGAGCGCTGCCAGGCCCGCAAGGCGGCCATCGCCAAGACCATCCGGGAGGTGTGCAAGGTGGTGTCGGACGTGCTGAAGGAGGTGGAGGTGCAGGAGCCGCGCTTCATCAGCTCCCTGAGCGAGATCGACGCCCGCTACGAGGGGCTGGAGGTGATCTCGCCCACCGAGTTCGAGGTGGTGCTCTACCTCAACCAGATGGGCGTCTTCAACTTCGTGGACGACGGCTCCCTGCCGGGCTGCGCCGTGCTCAAGCTGAGCGACGGCCGCAAGCGCAGCATGTCCCTCTGGGTGGAGTTCATCACCGCCTCGGGCTACCTGTCGGCCCGCAAGATCCGCTCCCGCTTCCAGACGCTGGTGGCCCAGGCCGTGGACAAGTGCAGCTACCGGGACGTGGTGAAGATGATCGCGGACACGAGCGAGGTGAAGCTGCGCATCCGGGAGCGCTACGTGGTGCAGATCACGCCCGCCTTCAAGTGCACCGGCATCTGGCCGCGCAGCGCGGCGCAGTGGCCCATGCCGCACATCCCCTGGCCCGGCCCCAACCGGGTGGCGGAGGTGAAAGCGGAGGGCTTCAACCTGCTCTCCAAGGAGTGCTACTCGCTGACGGGCAAGCAGAGCTCGGCCGAGAGCGACGCCTGGGTGCTGCAGTTCGGCGAGGCCGAGAACCGCCTGCTGATGGGCGGCTGCCGGAACAAGTGCCTCTCGGTGCTCAAGACGCTGCGCGACCGGCACCTGGAGCTGCCGGGGCAGCCGCTCAACAACTACCACATGAAGACGCTGCTGCTGTACGAGTGCGAGAAGCACCCGCGGGAGACCGACTGGGACGAGGCGTGCCTGGGCGACCGGCTCAACGGCATCCTCCTGCAGCTCATCTCCTGCCTGCAGTGCCGGCGCTGCCCCCACTACTTCCTGCCCAACCTAGACCTCTTTCAGGGCAAGCCCCACTCGGCCCTGGAAAGCGCCGCCAAACAGACCTGGAGGCTAGCCAGGGAAATCCTCACCAATCCCAAAAGCCTCGACAAACTATAG